Proteins co-encoded in one Ictalurus furcatus strain D&B chromosome 9, Billie_1.0, whole genome shotgun sequence genomic window:
- the ankef1b gene encoding ankyrin repeat and EF-hand domain-containing protein 1 isoform X2, whose translation MSDGGGEETKTTTMTTMKMKRSAVAVGRLEVLQIYKLLQLVRERNKTQVEKMVRLGVPNLINMTEPSEGTGVLHLTSISNDLDMAEFLLSLGAHPDVQDKRGRTPVILAAELGHDAMLALLAKNHADMNLVENEGKGVLFYCISPSKRHTCCLQVALNSKADINNVSNAGKPVFLLACEHAELCENICISILESGADPNATDQVTGRTALMEAARAGSVALVRHILQRGGNPNTADKQQQNATQLAAAGGFFQVLRVLSAYQADFSAVCVEGNSALHLSAAGGHTECCRFLAQRGCNPKLKNMNGLVPRQIAKAHGHKAALKELQKAERVFTKFSKPGTVNPNELWALTLHDWSCEHEEALRKAFQLAQETDTSVEKVSREKFAYVLQEHHAPVDQEHLEKIIADHDKKHEGVINISDFFKGLQYLHKAFVLSSYEPKTKKKKKGRKGRKGKTKKGKSVVPLSICTLPPDIMGKRPDGGPQFMIESYQPFTDTKRFDRDRPPSHPVEDDSAWYVDEPQKVYTNINRCVRSGDFESLCLAFSQRLPVDIRDRFYKTPLMAACSSGSYEMAEFLITLGADVNACDQFKWTPLHHACHAGQQDIMELLVKHGAVVDAVALNGATPLMKAIESCRLSCVHQLITSNANVQATNNKGQSCLDIARVYGDERIIDLVKTKFDSLPKCKDNKKGKGGKVRAAPQKAAPEKAAPPTGEKKTLTEKEAEAVLLDLKERRVNLKDHIITVNQNITITSNTHDIHFTPKTVWGRRLASSAQHMERRVDRRNRLSYEVDFSDFVMPFNKNLMRKLREVGVAEDQ comes from the exons ATGTCTGACGGAGGTGGAGAGGAGACGAAAACGACGACGATGACGacgatgaagatgaaaaggagtGCAGTGGCTGTGGGCCGTCTGGAGGTTCTGCAGATCTACAAGCTCCTGCAGTTAGTGCGGGAGAGAAATAAAACGCAGGTGGAGAAGATGGTGCGTCTCGGTGTGCCCAACCTGATCAATATGACAGAACCGAGCGAGGGAACCGGTGTCCTTCACCTGACCTCCATCTCCAACGACCTGGACATGGCTGAGTTCCTCCTGTCTCTAGGAGCTCACCCTGATGTCCAGGATAAGAGAGGACGCACTCCGGTCATACTCGCCGCAGAACTCGGTCATGACGCTATGCTGGCTCTCCTGGCAAAGAACCACGCTGACATGAACCTGGTGGAAAACGAGGGGAAAG GAGTGCTGTTTTATTGCATCTCTCCGTCAAAGAGGCACACATGCTGCCTGCAGGTGGCGCTCAACAGCAAAGCCGACATCAATAACGTGTCCAACGCAGGGAAACCGGTGTTCCTGCTCGCCTGTGAACACGCCGAGCTGTGCGAGAACATCTGCATCTCGATTTTAGAGAGCGGAGCCGATCCTAACGCCACCGATCAG gtaaCAGGGCGGACGGCTCTGATGGAGGCGGCGAGGGCGGGCTCAGTGGCGTTAGTGAGACACATCCTGCAGAGAGGAGGAAACCCAAACACGGCGGATAAACAGCAGCAGAACGCCACTCAGCTCGCCGCAGCCGGAGGATTCTTCCAG gTGTTGCGGGTGTTGTCAGCATACCAGGCAGATTTCAGTGCGGTGTGTGTGGAGGGAAACTCGGCTCTGCATCTGTCTGCAGCTGGAGGTCACACTGAGTGCTGCAGGTTTCTGGCACAGAGAG GATGCAACCCGAAGCTGAAGAACATGAACGGTTTGGTTCCACGTCAGATCGCAAAAGCACACGGCCACAAGGCGGCGCTGAAGGAGCTGCAGAAGGCAGAGCGAGTGTTTACAAAGTTCTCCAAACCTGGCACGGTTAATCCCAACGAGCTCTGGGCTCTCACGCTGCATGACTGGTCATGTGAACATGAAGAAGCGTTGAGGAAAGCCTTCCAGCTCGCCCAGGAGACCGACACTTCTGTGGAGAAAGTCTCGAGGGAGAAGTTTGCGTACGTCCTGCAGGAACATCACGCTCCCGTAGATCAGGAACATCTGGAGAAGATCATCGCTGACCACGACAAGAAGCATGAAGGTGTGATTAACATCAGCGACTTCTTCAAGGGACTGCAATACCTTCACAAAGCGTTCGTCCTGTCGTCCTACGAACccaagacgaagaagaagaagaaaggcagAAAGGGCAGGAAAGGGAAGACGAAGAAAGGGAAGTCTGTGGTTCCTCTGTCCATCTGCACGCTTCCTCCTGACATCATGGGGAAAAGACCGGATGGTGGTCCGCAGTTCATGATTGAGTCTTATCAGCCGTTCACCGATACGAAGCGATTCGACCGTGACCGTCCACCTTCTCACCCCGTGGAGGACGACTCGGCCTGGTACGTTGACGAGCCGCAGAAGGTCTACACCAACATTAACCGCTGTGTCCGATCCGGAGACTTCGAGTCGCTGTGTTTAGCATTCAGTCAGCGTCTCCCTGTGGACATTAGAGACCGCTTCTACAAAACACCGCTCATGGCCGCGTGCAGCAGCGGCAGCTACGAGATGGCCGAGTTCCTCATCACGCTCGG ggcgGATGTGAATGCATGTGATCAGTTTAAGTGGactcctcttcatcacgcaTGTCACGCAGGACAGCAGGACATCATGGAGCTGTTAGTGAAACACGGAGCGGTGGTGGACGCCGTGGCGTTAAACGGAGCCACGCCCCTAATGAAGGCCATTGAGAGCTGCAGACTCAGCTGTGTACATCAACTCATCACATCCAATGCTAACGTACAGGCCACAAACAACAAGg gacagagTTGTTTGGACATCGCCCGTGTGTACGGAGACGAGAGAATCATTGATTTGGTCAAAACAAAGTTCGACAGCCTTCCCAAGTgcaaagataataaaaaaggaaaaggaggaaaagtGAGAGCAGCACCTCAGAAAGCAGCACCTGAGAAAGCAGCACCACCTACAGGAGAGAAGAAGACACTGACAGAGAAAGAG gctgaAGCTGTCTTACTGGACCTGAAGGAGAGAAGAGTGAATCTGAAAGATCACATCATAACTGTGAACCAGAACATCACCATCACCTCCAACACACACGACATTCACTTCACACCTAAAACt gtGTGGGGGAGGAGGTTAGCATCGTCTGCTCAGCATATGGAGCGGAGAGTGGACAGGAGGAATCGTCTCTCATATGAAGTGGACTTCAGTGACTTTGTGATGCcgtttaataaaaatctgatgaGGAAGCTGAGGGAAGTGGGTGTGGCTGAGGACCAGTAG
- the ankef1b gene encoding ankyrin repeat and EF-hand domain-containing protein 1 isoform X3, which produces MLCAVSMEMNSTLHYRLCVSVLQSGSVLSLPDTAFLSDLSREKCSVTGRTALMEAARAGSVALVRHILQRGGNPNTADKQQQNATQLAAAGGFFQVLRVLSAYQADFSAVCVEGNSALHLSAAGGHTECCRFLAQRGCNPKLKNMNGLVPRQIAKAHGHKAALKELQKAERVFTKFSKPGTVNPNELWALTLHDWSCEHEEALRKAFQLAQETDTSVEKVSREKFAYVLQEHHAPVDQEHLEKIIADHDKKHEGVINISDFFKGLQYLHKAFVLSSYEPKTKKKKKGRKGRKGKTKKGKSVVPLSICTLPPDIMGKRPDGGPQFMIESYQPFTDTKRFDRDRPPSHPVEDDSAWYVDEPQKVYTNINRCVRSGDFESLCLAFSQRLPVDIRDRFYKTPLMAACSSGSYEMAEFLITLGADVNACDQFKWTPLHHACHAGQQDIMELLVKHGAVVDAVALNGATPLMKAIESCRLSCVHQLITSNANVQATNNKGQSCLDIARVYGDERIIDLVKTKFDSLPKCKDNKKGKGGKVRAAPQKAAPEKAAPPTGEKKTLTEKEAEAVLLDLKERRVNLKDHIITVNQNITITSNTHDIHFTPKTVWGRRLASSAQHMERRVDRRNRLSYEVDFSDFVMPFNKNLMRKLREVGVAEDQ; this is translated from the exons ATGTTGTGTGCTGTTTCCATGGAGATGAAttcaacactacactacagactgtgtgtttcagtgctgCAAAGTGGATCAGTCCTGTCTCTCCCAGACACCGCATTTCTCTCTGATTTATCCCGGGAAAAGTGCAGC gtaaCAGGGCGGACGGCTCTGATGGAGGCGGCGAGGGCGGGCTCAGTGGCGTTAGTGAGACACATCCTGCAGAGAGGAGGAAACCCAAACACGGCGGATAAACAGCAGCAGAACGCCACTCAGCTCGCCGCAGCCGGAGGATTCTTCCAG gTGTTGCGGGTGTTGTCAGCATACCAGGCAGATTTCAGTGCGGTGTGTGTGGAGGGAAACTCGGCTCTGCATCTGTCTGCAGCTGGAGGTCACACTGAGTGCTGCAGGTTTCTGGCACAGAGAG GATGCAACCCGAAGCTGAAGAACATGAACGGTTTGGTTCCACGTCAGATCGCAAAAGCACACGGCCACAAGGCGGCGCTGAAGGAGCTGCAGAAGGCAGAGCGAGTGTTTACAAAGTTCTCCAAACCTGGCACGGTTAATCCCAACGAGCTCTGGGCTCTCACGCTGCATGACTGGTCATGTGAACATGAAGAAGCGTTGAGGAAAGCCTTCCAGCTCGCCCAGGAGACCGACACTTCTGTGGAGAAAGTCTCGAGGGAGAAGTTTGCGTACGTCCTGCAGGAACATCACGCTCCCGTAGATCAGGAACATCTGGAGAAGATCATCGCTGACCACGACAAGAAGCATGAAGGTGTGATTAACATCAGCGACTTCTTCAAGGGACTGCAATACCTTCACAAAGCGTTCGTCCTGTCGTCCTACGAACccaagacgaagaagaagaagaaaggcagAAAGGGCAGGAAAGGGAAGACGAAGAAAGGGAAGTCTGTGGTTCCTCTGTCCATCTGCACGCTTCCTCCTGACATCATGGGGAAAAGACCGGATGGTGGTCCGCAGTTCATGATTGAGTCTTATCAGCCGTTCACCGATACGAAGCGATTCGACCGTGACCGTCCACCTTCTCACCCCGTGGAGGACGACTCGGCCTGGTACGTTGACGAGCCGCAGAAGGTCTACACCAACATTAACCGCTGTGTCCGATCCGGAGACTTCGAGTCGCTGTGTTTAGCATTCAGTCAGCGTCTCCCTGTGGACATTAGAGACCGCTTCTACAAAACACCGCTCATGGCCGCGTGCAGCAGCGGCAGCTACGAGATGGCCGAGTTCCTCATCACGCTCGG ggcgGATGTGAATGCATGTGATCAGTTTAAGTGGactcctcttcatcacgcaTGTCACGCAGGACAGCAGGACATCATGGAGCTGTTAGTGAAACACGGAGCGGTGGTGGACGCCGTGGCGTTAAACGGAGCCACGCCCCTAATGAAGGCCATTGAGAGCTGCAGACTCAGCTGTGTACATCAACTCATCACATCCAATGCTAACGTACAGGCCACAAACAACAAGg gacagagTTGTTTGGACATCGCCCGTGTGTACGGAGACGAGAGAATCATTGATTTGGTCAAAACAAAGTTCGACAGCCTTCCCAAGTgcaaagataataaaaaaggaaaaggaggaaaagtGAGAGCAGCACCTCAGAAAGCAGCACCTGAGAAAGCAGCACCACCTACAGGAGAGAAGAAGACACTGACAGAGAAAGAG gctgaAGCTGTCTTACTGGACCTGAAGGAGAGAAGAGTGAATCTGAAAGATCACATCATAACTGTGAACCAGAACATCACCATCACCTCCAACACACACGACATTCACTTCACACCTAAAACt gtGTGGGGGAGGAGGTTAGCATCGTCTGCTCAGCATATGGAGCGGAGAGTGGACAGGAGGAATCGTCTCTCATATGAAGTGGACTTCAGTGACTTTGTGATGCcgtttaataaaaatctgatgaGGAAGCTGAGGGAAGTGGGTGTGGCTGAGGACCAGTAG
- the ankef1b gene encoding ankyrin repeat and EF-hand domain-containing protein 1 isoform X1 — MLCAVSMEMNSTLHYRLCVSVLQSGSVLSLPDTAFLSDLSREKCSMSDGGGEETKTTTMTTMKMKRSAVAVGRLEVLQIYKLLQLVRERNKTQVEKMVRLGVPNLINMTEPSEGTGVLHLTSISNDLDMAEFLLSLGAHPDVQDKRGRTPVILAAELGHDAMLALLAKNHADMNLVENEGKGVLFYCISPSKRHTCCLQVALNSKADINNVSNAGKPVFLLACEHAELCENICISILESGADPNATDQVTGRTALMEAARAGSVALVRHILQRGGNPNTADKQQQNATQLAAAGGFFQVLRVLSAYQADFSAVCVEGNSALHLSAAGGHTECCRFLAQRGCNPKLKNMNGLVPRQIAKAHGHKAALKELQKAERVFTKFSKPGTVNPNELWALTLHDWSCEHEEALRKAFQLAQETDTSVEKVSREKFAYVLQEHHAPVDQEHLEKIIADHDKKHEGVINISDFFKGLQYLHKAFVLSSYEPKTKKKKKGRKGRKGKTKKGKSVVPLSICTLPPDIMGKRPDGGPQFMIESYQPFTDTKRFDRDRPPSHPVEDDSAWYVDEPQKVYTNINRCVRSGDFESLCLAFSQRLPVDIRDRFYKTPLMAACSSGSYEMAEFLITLGADVNACDQFKWTPLHHACHAGQQDIMELLVKHGAVVDAVALNGATPLMKAIESCRLSCVHQLITSNANVQATNNKGQSCLDIARVYGDERIIDLVKTKFDSLPKCKDNKKGKGGKVRAAPQKAAPEKAAPPTGEKKTLTEKEAEAVLLDLKERRVNLKDHIITVNQNITITSNTHDIHFTPKTVWGRRLASSAQHMERRVDRRNRLSYEVDFSDFVMPFNKNLMRKLREVGVAEDQ; from the exons ATGTTGTGTGCTGTTTCCATGGAGATGAAttcaacactacactacagactgtgtgtttcagtgctgCAAAGTGGATCAGTCCTGTCTCTCCCAGACACCGCATTTCTCTCTGATTTATCCCGGGAAAAGTGCAGC ATGTCTGACGGAGGTGGAGAGGAGACGAAAACGACGACGATGACGacgatgaagatgaaaaggagtGCAGTGGCTGTGGGCCGTCTGGAGGTTCTGCAGATCTACAAGCTCCTGCAGTTAGTGCGGGAGAGAAATAAAACGCAGGTGGAGAAGATGGTGCGTCTCGGTGTGCCCAACCTGATCAATATGACAGAACCGAGCGAGGGAACCGGTGTCCTTCACCTGACCTCCATCTCCAACGACCTGGACATGGCTGAGTTCCTCCTGTCTCTAGGAGCTCACCCTGATGTCCAGGATAAGAGAGGACGCACTCCGGTCATACTCGCCGCAGAACTCGGTCATGACGCTATGCTGGCTCTCCTGGCAAAGAACCACGCTGACATGAACCTGGTGGAAAACGAGGGGAAAG GAGTGCTGTTTTATTGCATCTCTCCGTCAAAGAGGCACACATGCTGCCTGCAGGTGGCGCTCAACAGCAAAGCCGACATCAATAACGTGTCCAACGCAGGGAAACCGGTGTTCCTGCTCGCCTGTGAACACGCCGAGCTGTGCGAGAACATCTGCATCTCGATTTTAGAGAGCGGAGCCGATCCTAACGCCACCGATCAG gtaaCAGGGCGGACGGCTCTGATGGAGGCGGCGAGGGCGGGCTCAGTGGCGTTAGTGAGACACATCCTGCAGAGAGGAGGAAACCCAAACACGGCGGATAAACAGCAGCAGAACGCCACTCAGCTCGCCGCAGCCGGAGGATTCTTCCAG gTGTTGCGGGTGTTGTCAGCATACCAGGCAGATTTCAGTGCGGTGTGTGTGGAGGGAAACTCGGCTCTGCATCTGTCTGCAGCTGGAGGTCACACTGAGTGCTGCAGGTTTCTGGCACAGAGAG GATGCAACCCGAAGCTGAAGAACATGAACGGTTTGGTTCCACGTCAGATCGCAAAAGCACACGGCCACAAGGCGGCGCTGAAGGAGCTGCAGAAGGCAGAGCGAGTGTTTACAAAGTTCTCCAAACCTGGCACGGTTAATCCCAACGAGCTCTGGGCTCTCACGCTGCATGACTGGTCATGTGAACATGAAGAAGCGTTGAGGAAAGCCTTCCAGCTCGCCCAGGAGACCGACACTTCTGTGGAGAAAGTCTCGAGGGAGAAGTTTGCGTACGTCCTGCAGGAACATCACGCTCCCGTAGATCAGGAACATCTGGAGAAGATCATCGCTGACCACGACAAGAAGCATGAAGGTGTGATTAACATCAGCGACTTCTTCAAGGGACTGCAATACCTTCACAAAGCGTTCGTCCTGTCGTCCTACGAACccaagacgaagaagaagaagaaaggcagAAAGGGCAGGAAAGGGAAGACGAAGAAAGGGAAGTCTGTGGTTCCTCTGTCCATCTGCACGCTTCCTCCTGACATCATGGGGAAAAGACCGGATGGTGGTCCGCAGTTCATGATTGAGTCTTATCAGCCGTTCACCGATACGAAGCGATTCGACCGTGACCGTCCACCTTCTCACCCCGTGGAGGACGACTCGGCCTGGTACGTTGACGAGCCGCAGAAGGTCTACACCAACATTAACCGCTGTGTCCGATCCGGAGACTTCGAGTCGCTGTGTTTAGCATTCAGTCAGCGTCTCCCTGTGGACATTAGAGACCGCTTCTACAAAACACCGCTCATGGCCGCGTGCAGCAGCGGCAGCTACGAGATGGCCGAGTTCCTCATCACGCTCGG ggcgGATGTGAATGCATGTGATCAGTTTAAGTGGactcctcttcatcacgcaTGTCACGCAGGACAGCAGGACATCATGGAGCTGTTAGTGAAACACGGAGCGGTGGTGGACGCCGTGGCGTTAAACGGAGCCACGCCCCTAATGAAGGCCATTGAGAGCTGCAGACTCAGCTGTGTACATCAACTCATCACATCCAATGCTAACGTACAGGCCACAAACAACAAGg gacagagTTGTTTGGACATCGCCCGTGTGTACGGAGACGAGAGAATCATTGATTTGGTCAAAACAAAGTTCGACAGCCTTCCCAAGTgcaaagataataaaaaaggaaaaggaggaaaagtGAGAGCAGCACCTCAGAAAGCAGCACCTGAGAAAGCAGCACCACCTACAGGAGAGAAGAAGACACTGACAGAGAAAGAG gctgaAGCTGTCTTACTGGACCTGAAGGAGAGAAGAGTGAATCTGAAAGATCACATCATAACTGTGAACCAGAACATCACCATCACCTCCAACACACACGACATTCACTTCACACCTAAAACt gtGTGGGGGAGGAGGTTAGCATCGTCTGCTCAGCATATGGAGCGGAGAGTGGACAGGAGGAATCGTCTCTCATATGAAGTGGACTTCAGTGACTTTGTGATGCcgtttaataaaaatctgatgaGGAAGCTGAGGGAAGTGGGTGTGGCTGAGGACCAGTAG